A stretch of Sulfurimonas autotrophica DSM 16294 DNA encodes these proteins:
- a CDS encoding type I restriction-modification system subunit M: MAEQSISALIWSTADLLRGDYKQSDYGKIILPFTLLRRLECVLEPTRDDVLTENEARKNLGIPMEQFLTRKSGHSFYNTSKYTLTKLMSDPSNISQNLESYINDFSPNAREIFEKYEFTAQIDKLNEANLLYLIIEKFATVDLHPDTISNHAMGIVFEELIRKFAEQSNETAGEHFTPRDIVRLTTSLLFSTDDDVLTKKGIVRSLYDPTAGTGGFLSSGSEYVHELNPDATLVTFGQELNGESYAICKADMMIKGVQVENIKHGNTLSDDQLGENKFDYMLSNPPFGVEWKKVEKVVKAENAEQGYNGRFGPGLPRVSDGSLLFLLHLVSKMRPKREGGSRIGIILNGSPLFTGGAGSGESEIRRYILENDYLEAIVAMPNDMFFNTGIATYIWILSNNKPEHRQGEVQLINASSMGNAMRKSLGSKRKFLDETQISDIVRIYGENAAAKISKIFNITDFGYRRITVERSLQLSYFPHDADKLESLQNDKVFVKMKELGAEILTALGAIESDKIMSRTEFKNELSKKMTSKLSATQFKLVQKHISMHDDEAELCKDSKGKLEANADLRDYENIPLSEDINEYFAREVTPHVPLAWIDEKKRDAKDGEVGIVGYEIPFNRHFYEYAPPRPLEEIDAELETLNAEIMEMLREI; the protein is encoded by the coding sequence ATGGCAGAACAATCGATTTCAGCTCTAATCTGGTCAACAGCAGACCTTCTTCGTGGTGACTACAAACAATCAGATTACGGTAAGATTATTTTGCCATTTACACTACTTAGAAGATTAGAGTGTGTTCTTGAGCCTACTAGAGATGATGTTTTAACAGAGAATGAAGCTAGAAAAAACCTTGGTATCCCTATGGAGCAGTTTCTTACTCGTAAGTCAGGACATAGTTTCTACAACACTTCCAAATATACACTTACTAAGTTAATGTCAGATCCTAGCAATATTTCTCAAAACCTTGAGAGTTACATCAACGACTTTAGTCCAAATGCTAGAGAAATATTTGAAAAGTATGAATTTACTGCTCAGATAGACAAGCTCAACGAAGCGAATCTTTTGTATCTTATCATAGAGAAATTTGCTACAGTTGATCTGCATCCAGATACTATTTCAAACCATGCAATGGGGATCGTATTTGAAGAGTTAATCAGAAAGTTTGCAGAGCAGTCAAATGAGACAGCAGGAGAGCACTTCACACCAAGAGATATAGTTAGGCTCACAACTTCACTACTCTTTTCTACAGATGATGATGTCCTCACAAAAAAAGGAATTGTAAGAAGTCTTTATGATCCGACAGCTGGTACTGGTGGATTTCTCTCTAGTGGTAGTGAGTATGTGCATGAACTCAACCCTGATGCAACACTCGTAACCTTTGGTCAAGAGTTAAATGGTGAGTCCTATGCTATCTGTAAAGCAGATATGATGATCAAAGGTGTACAAGTAGAGAACATCAAACATGGCAATACACTGAGCGATGATCAGCTAGGGGAAAACAAGTTTGATTATATGCTCTCTAATCCTCCCTTTGGTGTTGAGTGGAAAAAAGTTGAAAAAGTTGTAAAAGCTGAAAATGCAGAGCAAGGATATAACGGTAGGTTTGGTCCAGGGCTTCCTCGTGTAAGTGATGGTTCACTTCTATTCTTACTACACTTAGTTTCAAAGATGAGACCAAAAAGAGAGGGAGGGAGTCGTATAGGTATCATCCTTAACGGTTCACCTCTTTTTACTGGTGGTGCTGGAAGTGGCGAGAGTGAGATAAGAAGATATATTTTAGAGAACGATTATCTTGAAGCAATAGTTGCTATGCCTAACGATATGTTTTTCAATACAGGTATCGCTACTTATATCTGGATACTTTCTAATAATAAACCTGAGCATAGACAAGGGGAAGTACAACTTATCAATGCTTCAAGCATGGGTAATGCTATGCGAAAATCTTTAGGTTCTAAGCGTAAGTTCCTAGATGAAACACAGATAAGTGACATAGTGCGAATCTATGGGGAAAATGCAGCTGCTAAAATCTCTAAAATATTTAACATTACCGACTTTGGTTATAGACGCATCACCGTTGAGAGATCTCTACAACTAAGCTACTTCCCACATGATGCAGACAAACTAGAGTCACTCCAAAATGACAAAGTATTTGTGAAGATGAAAGAGCTTGGAGCGGAGATACTTACTGCTCTTGGAGCTATAGAGTCAGATAAGATTATGAGTCGAACAGAGTTCAAAAATGAGTTAAGTAAGAAGATGACAAGCAAACTTAGTGCTACCCAATTTAAGCTTGTCCAGAAGCATATCTCGATGCATGATGATGAAGCAGAACTGTGCAAAGACTCCAAAGGTAAGCTAGAAGCAAATGCAGACCTACGAGACTATGAGAACATTCCTCTAAGTGAAGATATAAATGAATATTTTGCAAGAGAAGTAACACCACATGTACCACTAGCATGGATAGATGAGAAAAAAAGAGATGCTAAAGATGGGGAAGTAGGTATAGTCGGCTATGAGATACCGTTTAACCGACACTTTTACGAGTACGCACCGCCACGACCACTAGAAGAGATAGATGCAGAGCTTGAGACACTTAATGCTGAGATAATGGAGATGCTTCGTGAAATCTAA